Proteins co-encoded in one Prescottella sp. R16 genomic window:
- a CDS encoding TetR/AcrR family transcriptional regulator: protein MSRVKKDAAIRREDILNATLAAIEDQGIDRIRGADLAKRVGVSTGLIFYHFDNLENLIVSAFRFGASRDMDHLRAVLESTDGDSATRLRAVLHEYGPTGTAFGWRLWIESWSASLRNPELRKVVQTLDTGWRDVLIDLIEEGTRTGEFHCPDPAAAAWRITSLLDGLTVQQVVFDDAVTSEQVADWMELTLSRELGI, encoded by the coding sequence GTGTCACGTGTGAAGAAGGATGCAGCGATCCGGCGTGAGGACATCCTCAACGCGACCCTCGCCGCGATCGAAGACCAGGGCATCGACCGGATCCGGGGCGCCGATCTCGCCAAGCGCGTCGGCGTGAGCACGGGGCTGATCTTCTATCACTTCGACAATCTCGAGAACCTGATCGTCTCGGCATTCCGCTTCGGCGCGAGTCGCGACATGGACCACCTCCGGGCCGTGCTCGAGTCCACCGACGGCGACTCCGCGACCCGTCTGCGCGCGGTCCTGCACGAGTACGGCCCCACCGGCACGGCCTTCGGCTGGCGACTGTGGATCGAGTCCTGGTCGGCGAGCCTGCGCAACCCGGAGCTGCGCAAGGTCGTCCAGACTCTCGACACCGGCTGGCGCGACGTACTGATCGACCTCATCGAGGAGGGCACCCGAACCGGCGAGTTCCACTGCCCCGACCCGGCCGCGGCAGCCTGGCGGATAACGTCCCTGCTCGACGGGCTGACCGTCCAGCAGGTCGTGTTCGACGACGCCGTCACCTCCGAACAGGTGGCCGACTGGATGGAACTGACCCTGTCCCGCGAGCTCGGCATCTGA
- a CDS encoding aldehyde dehydrogenase family protein, with the protein MTTTQTLWRSTALIGGRWIKCTRTSDVANPATGRVVGRAGVATPDDADAAVAAAVEAGRVWGRSSAQERSATLAQLADRLRARRDDLVAATVAEVGAPVVVAEESHIDLAIEIIDSFARIAASTPLRERVGHTTTVRRPAGVVACITPWNYPVYQLAAKVGAALAAGCTVVVKPAELTPLGTYLFCDAVLETDLPAGAVNLVPGRGSVLGPALIEHPDVAVVSFTGSTAVGRLVGAQAGRLIKRACLELGGKSASVVLDDADLRAAVTGTVSSAMLNSGQTCSAWTRLLVPRDRYEEAVALAAECADALVVGDPTSRDTDLGPLVSEAQLSTVRAMVDAAVARGARVAAGGTAPIPGLGEGFYHRPTVLADLDRDDPITRDEVFGPVLVVEPHDGDDDAVRLANATEYGLAGAVWSGDEDRAVDVALRMDTGQVDVNGAPFNPLAPFGGWKASGLGRELGSVGFDECIEWTAVQV; encoded by the coding sequence ATGACCACGACACAGACCCTGTGGCGTTCGACCGCCCTGATCGGCGGGCGATGGATCAAATGCACCCGAACCTCCGACGTCGCGAATCCCGCGACCGGCCGGGTCGTCGGCCGGGCCGGGGTCGCGACACCCGACGACGCGGACGCCGCCGTTGCGGCAGCGGTCGAGGCGGGCCGGGTCTGGGGCCGCAGCTCGGCGCAGGAACGGTCGGCCACGCTCGCACAGCTGGCGGACCGGTTGCGGGCCCGCCGCGACGACCTGGTCGCGGCCACCGTCGCGGAGGTCGGCGCGCCGGTGGTCGTCGCCGAGGAGTCCCACATCGATCTGGCGATCGAGATCATCGACTCGTTCGCGCGGATCGCCGCGTCGACACCGCTGCGGGAACGGGTGGGCCACACGACGACGGTGCGCCGCCCGGCCGGTGTCGTCGCGTGCATCACGCCGTGGAACTACCCCGTCTACCAGCTCGCCGCCAAGGTCGGTGCGGCGCTCGCGGCCGGCTGCACCGTCGTGGTCAAGCCGGCCGAGCTGACCCCGCTCGGCACGTACCTGTTCTGCGATGCCGTCCTGGAGACGGATCTGCCGGCGGGCGCGGTGAACCTGGTGCCCGGACGCGGGTCGGTCCTCGGGCCGGCCCTGATCGAGCACCCCGACGTGGCCGTGGTGTCGTTCACGGGGTCGACGGCCGTCGGTCGCCTGGTCGGCGCGCAGGCCGGCCGGCTGATCAAGCGGGCCTGCCTGGAGCTCGGCGGCAAGTCGGCGTCCGTCGTGCTCGACGACGCGGACCTGCGGGCGGCCGTGACCGGGACGGTGTCGTCGGCGATGCTCAACAGCGGCCAGACGTGCAGCGCCTGGACCCGGCTGCTGGTCCCCCGGGACCGGTACGAGGAGGCGGTGGCGTTGGCCGCGGAGTGCGCCGACGCGCTCGTCGTCGGGGATCCGACGTCCCGGGACACCGATCTCGGGCCGCTCGTGTCGGAGGCCCAGCTGTCGACGGTCCGCGCCATGGTGGACGCCGCGGTCGCACGCGGTGCCCGGGTCGCGGCCGGGGGCACCGCGCCGATTCCCGGTCTCGGGGAGGGCTTCTACCACCGCCCGACAGTGCTCGCCGACCTCGACCGTGATGATCCGATCACCCGCGACGAGGTGTTCGGGCCGGTGCTGGTCGTCGAACCGCACGACGGGGACGACGACGCCGTCCGGCTCGCCAACGCCACCGAGTACGGGCTGGCCGGCGCGGTGTGGTCGGGCGACGAGGACCGCGCGGTCGACGTGGCGCTGCGGATGGACACCGGCCAGGTGGACGTCAACGGTGCCCCGTTCAATCCGCTCGCCCCGTTCGGCGGGTGGAAGGCCTCCGGGCTGGGCCGGGAACTGGGCTCGGTCGGATTCGACGAGTGCATCGAGTGGACGGCGGTGCAGGTATGA
- a CDS encoding glutamate dehydrogenase, protein MSMTLPNAIGASGDQQDDGAFYEAVWRDTESDATGYLVIDRLVRGVSSGGLRMRAGCTLDEVRGLARGMTLKEAIHYEPGAAYVPLGGAKGGIDFDPYHPDADGVLARFLAAMGPMIEKRWTMGEDFGVQQTTVDRLLPELGIDSSIQAAYQVVTDPEAAELRMKTAFSSEVGGVRLDELVGGYGVAQSALAAMQRRGLVPSESSAVIQGFGSMGGATARYLAEAGVRIVGIVDVEGVVFNEQGLDVEELLRTRSAKGNVDRAALRPEDTQLPSSDWLGLDADVLVPAAISYCITAENQAQIRAQIIAEAANMPVTPEAEALLTARGVEVSPDFVANSATNAWWWWVFFGDVDGTPQQSFRKIADRMQALSREMFDRADETGGSLREAAFALASQRLNTITATFPTY, encoded by the coding sequence ATGTCGATGACCCTCCCGAACGCGATCGGCGCAAGCGGCGACCAGCAGGACGACGGCGCCTTCTACGAGGCCGTCTGGCGGGACACCGAGAGCGACGCGACCGGCTACCTCGTCATCGACCGGCTCGTGCGCGGCGTCTCGTCCGGCGGACTGCGCATGCGCGCCGGTTGCACGCTCGACGAGGTGCGCGGTCTCGCCCGCGGCATGACCCTCAAGGAAGCGATCCACTACGAGCCCGGCGCCGCGTACGTCCCGCTCGGTGGCGCCAAGGGCGGCATCGACTTCGACCCCTACCACCCCGATGCCGACGGCGTGCTCGCCCGCTTCCTCGCCGCAATGGGCCCGATGATCGAGAAGCGCTGGACGATGGGCGAGGACTTCGGTGTCCAGCAGACCACCGTCGATCGGCTCCTCCCGGAGCTCGGCATCGACAGCTCGATCCAGGCCGCCTACCAGGTGGTGACGGATCCCGAGGCTGCGGAACTGCGCATGAAGACCGCGTTCTCGAGCGAGGTCGGTGGCGTCCGGCTCGACGAACTCGTCGGCGGGTACGGCGTGGCGCAGTCGGCACTCGCCGCGATGCAGCGACGCGGGCTGGTCCCGTCCGAGTCGAGTGCGGTGATCCAAGGATTCGGGTCGATGGGCGGCGCGACCGCCCGCTATCTCGCCGAGGCCGGCGTCCGCATCGTCGGCATCGTCGACGTCGAGGGTGTGGTGTTCAACGAGCAGGGCCTCGACGTCGAGGAGCTGCTGCGCACCCGCAGCGCCAAGGGCAACGTCGACCGCGCCGCCCTGCGCCCCGAGGACACGCAGCTGCCGTCGTCCGACTGGCTGGGACTCGACGCCGACGTGCTCGTGCCCGCAGCCATCTCCTACTGCATCACCGCCGAGAACCAGGCACAGATCCGCGCCCAGATCATCGCCGAGGCCGCCAACATGCCCGTCACCCCCGAGGCGGAGGCCCTGCTGACCGCCCGCGGTGTCGAGGTGTCCCCCGACTTCGTCGCCAACTCGGCGACCAACGCCTGGTGGTGGTGGGTGTTCTTCGGCGACGTCGACGGCACCCCGCAGCAGTCGTTCCGCAAGATCGCCGACCGCATGCAGGCGCTGAGCCGCGAGATGTTCGACCGCGCCGACGAGACGGGCGGCAGTCTGCGCGAGGCCGCGTTCGCTCTCGCCTCGCAGCGCCTGAACACCATCACCGCCACGTTCCCGACCTACTGA
- a CDS encoding thiamine pyrophosphate-binding protein has product MMSRPLVNGGQALVDALAAHDVDTIFGIPGTHNLAIYSALKDSSIRHVSPRHEQGGGYAADGYARVSGRPGVCVTTTGPAILNAATAAAQAYSDSIPVLFVAPGMPLGHPGGYNGLLHEVKSQFDAMSAVVGHAQRVASVAEIPHAVAQCFAAMTSGRPRPAYLEIPLDLLDHEAAVVIERPVVPATVTPATSQLDAAAELLRTAQRPLVIAGGGCSAAADELRAFAEALGSPVVTSTNGKGVLPEDHALSLGAGVQHRSLLELVRECDVVVAVGTELSPADWWWGPIPESTLIRIDVDPLSIATNAQPTVGIVGDSADVLATLTKRLPAPAGTGAERTAQWRVRLGDDARAEGARYLGLCESLAAVLGRDAVIAADSAMACYYGLLSNLPLHQPRSFLYPAGLGTLGYGLPAAIGAKLGAPERPVVAVLGDGGVMFTVAELASAAEAGLALPVVIVDNGGYGEIRNEMVDRDGRVHAVDLLTPDFPALARALGCHGVAADSYAAVGPAVRDALAADRPTLIHVREPAAV; this is encoded by the coding sequence ATGATGTCCCGACCACTCGTCAACGGTGGACAGGCGCTCGTCGACGCATTGGCCGCCCACGATGTCGACACGATCTTCGGTATCCCCGGAACGCACAACCTCGCGATCTATTCGGCGTTGAAGGACTCGAGCATCCGGCACGTCTCGCCCCGCCACGAGCAGGGCGGCGGCTACGCGGCCGACGGGTACGCGCGGGTGAGCGGCCGGCCCGGCGTGTGCGTGACCACCACCGGCCCCGCGATCCTCAACGCGGCGACGGCGGCCGCGCAGGCCTACTCCGACTCGATCCCCGTGCTGTTCGTCGCACCGGGCATGCCGCTGGGACATCCGGGCGGCTACAACGGGCTGCTGCACGAGGTGAAGAGCCAGTTCGACGCGATGAGCGCCGTCGTCGGGCACGCGCAGCGCGTCGCCAGCGTCGCGGAGATCCCGCACGCCGTCGCCCAGTGCTTCGCGGCCATGACGAGCGGGCGACCGCGTCCCGCGTACCTCGAGATCCCACTGGATCTGCTCGACCACGAGGCCGCGGTCGTGATCGAACGTCCCGTCGTACCGGCGACGGTGACGCCCGCGACGTCCCAGCTGGACGCGGCCGCGGAACTGCTCCGTACGGCGCAGCGGCCGCTCGTGATCGCCGGGGGCGGCTGCAGTGCCGCCGCCGACGAGCTGCGCGCGTTCGCCGAGGCACTCGGGTCGCCCGTCGTCACGTCGACGAACGGCAAGGGCGTCCTCCCCGAGGACCACGCGCTGTCGCTGGGCGCCGGCGTGCAGCACCGGTCGCTGCTCGAGCTCGTGCGGGAGTGCGACGTCGTGGTCGCCGTCGGCACCGAGCTGTCGCCGGCCGACTGGTGGTGGGGCCCGATTCCGGAGTCGACGCTGATCCGGATCGACGTCGACCCGCTGTCGATCGCGACGAACGCGCAGCCCACGGTGGGCATCGTCGGCGACTCCGCCGACGTGCTCGCGACCCTGACCAAACGCCTGCCGGCACCGGCCGGAACGGGTGCCGAGCGGACCGCGCAGTGGCGGGTCCGGCTGGGCGACGACGCCCGCGCGGAGGGAGCCCGGTATCTCGGGCTGTGCGAGTCACTGGCCGCGGTCCTGGGCCGGGACGCCGTGATCGCGGCGGACAGCGCGATGGCCTGCTACTACGGCCTGCTGTCGAATCTTCCACTGCACCAGCCGCGTTCGTTCCTCTACCCGGCGGGCCTGGGCACGCTCGGGTACGGGCTGCCGGCGGCGATCGGCGCCAAGCTCGGGGCACCGGAGCGGCCCGTCGTGGCGGTCCTCGGGGACGGCGGCGTGATGTTCACGGTGGCCGAGCTCGCATCGGCCGCCGAGGCGGGACTGGCCCTGCCGGTCGTGATCGTCGACAACGGCGGCTACGGCGAGATCCGCAACGAGATGGTCGATCGGGACGGTCGCGTCCACGCCGTCGACCTCCTCACCCCCGATTTCCCCGCGCTGGCCCGGGCGCTCGGATGCCACGGGGTGGCGGCCGACTCCTACGCGGCGGTCGGTCCCGCGGTGCGGGACGCGCTCGCCGCGGACCGGCCGACCCTCATCCATGTGCGGGAACCCGCCGCCGTCTGA
- a CDS encoding acyl-CoA dehydrogenase family protein has protein sequence MTDTFEPWTLTTEQREIVKLCRDFAEKEIRPRGREVDEADVVTPVDIFAKAAQVGITDFMIPEEFGGGGFTDVFTQCLVQEELCWGDPGIGNLMCSNGFFSDPLLALGTEEQKEKWLRPLTGTSPLMTALATTEPGSGSDAASIVTYAEKVEGGYRLNGQKAWISNAGAADQYVVFAKTDRNERSKGVTAFLLTKDTEGFTWGEPMKKMGQRAIVCRELFFDNVFVPEENRLGDEGQGFYGLMKTFDISRTVLGAAAVGAARAAYEYALDYARTRTQFGKPIIEHQAVAFRLADMANRIASARLLVLHSARSIDAGYDSTALAAMAKLTASETAMFVTHAAIQTLGGWGYSREYPVEQWMRDVKLEEIEEGTSDIMRLIISRSL, from the coding sequence ATGACCGACACCTTCGAGCCCTGGACCCTCACCACCGAGCAGCGCGAGATCGTCAAGCTGTGCCGTGATTTCGCCGAGAAGGAGATCCGGCCGCGTGGCCGCGAGGTGGACGAGGCCGACGTCGTCACCCCGGTCGACATCTTCGCCAAGGCCGCGCAGGTCGGTATCACCGACTTCATGATTCCCGAGGAGTTCGGTGGCGGCGGCTTCACCGACGTCTTCACGCAGTGCCTCGTGCAGGAGGAGCTGTGCTGGGGTGATCCCGGCATCGGAAACCTGATGTGCTCCAACGGTTTCTTCTCCGATCCGCTGTTGGCCCTGGGCACCGAGGAGCAGAAGGAGAAGTGGCTGCGGCCGCTGACCGGCACCTCGCCGCTGATGACCGCCCTCGCCACCACCGAGCCGGGTTCCGGTTCGGACGCCGCCTCCATCGTCACCTACGCCGAGAAGGTCGAGGGCGGCTACCGGCTCAACGGCCAGAAGGCGTGGATCTCCAACGCCGGTGCCGCCGACCAGTACGTCGTGTTCGCCAAGACCGATCGCAACGAGCGGTCCAAGGGTGTCACCGCGTTCCTCCTCACCAAGGACACCGAGGGCTTCACGTGGGGTGAGCCGATGAAGAAGATGGGCCAGCGCGCGATCGTGTGCCGGGAACTGTTCTTCGACAACGTCTTCGTCCCCGAGGAGAACCGTCTCGGCGACGAGGGCCAGGGCTTCTACGGTCTGATGAAGACGTTCGACATCTCCCGCACCGTCCTCGGTGCCGCGGCGGTCGGTGCCGCCCGCGCCGCGTACGAGTACGCGCTCGACTACGCGCGGACCCGCACGCAGTTCGGCAAGCCGATCATCGAGCACCAGGCGGTCGCATTCCGGTTGGCGGACATGGCGAACCGGATCGCGTCGGCGCGGCTGCTGGTCCTGCACTCCGCCCGGTCGATCGACGCCGGCTACGACTCCACCGCGCTGGCCGCGATGGCGAAGCTGACGGCGTCGGAGACGGCCATGTTCGTCACGCACGCCGCGATCCAGACCCTCGGCGGCTGGGGCTACTCGCGGGAGTACCCGGTGGAGCAGTGGATGCGTGACGTCAAGCTCGAGGAGATCGAGGAGGGCACCTCGGACATCATGCGGCTGATCA
- a CDS encoding SDR family oxidoreductase yields MTAPDIRNEFADRVAVVTGGGSGIGRSIAVRYAAAGGTVAVVGRREEPLAETVRLVEAAGGKGVALTCDVRDAAAVEDVVDGVVDRFGRLDVLVNNAAGNFVVPGENLSPNGWKAVIDIVLNGTFHGTRAASKHMLAAGRGAILNTIATYAWHGHPGTVHSAAAKAGVVAMTRTLAVEWAARGVRLNCIAPGPTETEGAGAALWPNDEARARVLASVPAARFTTPDEVAESAAFLLSDRAAYVTGEVLVVDGGQWLGKAIYTDPESGQ; encoded by the coding sequence ATGACCGCACCTGACATCCGCAACGAGTTCGCCGACCGTGTCGCCGTCGTCACCGGCGGGGGCTCCGGTATCGGCCGGTCGATCGCGGTCCGGTACGCGGCCGCGGGCGGCACCGTCGCCGTCGTCGGCCGCCGCGAGGAGCCGCTCGCGGAGACCGTCCGCCTCGTCGAGGCCGCGGGCGGCAAGGGCGTGGCCCTGACGTGCGACGTCCGGGACGCGGCCGCCGTCGAGGACGTCGTCGACGGTGTCGTCGACCGGTTCGGTCGCCTGGACGTGCTCGTCAACAACGCCGCCGGCAACTTCGTCGTGCCCGGCGAGAATCTGTCACCGAACGGCTGGAAGGCCGTCATCGACATCGTCCTGAACGGCACCTTCCACGGCACCCGCGCCGCGTCGAAGCACATGCTCGCCGCCGGCCGCGGCGCGATCCTCAACACCATCGCCACCTATGCGTGGCACGGCCACCCGGGCACCGTGCACAGCGCGGCGGCCAAGGCCGGTGTCGTCGCGATGACCCGCACCCTCGCCGTCGAGTGGGCGGCCCGCGGCGTCCGCCTGAACTGCATCGCCCCCGGCCCCACCGAGACCGAGGGTGCGGGAGCCGCGTTGTGGCCGAACGACGAGGCCCGTGCCCGGGTCCTCGCGAGCGTCCCCGCCGCCCGGTTCACCACACCCGACGAGGTCGCCGAGTCGGCCGCGTTCCTGCTCTCCGATCGCGCGGCCTACGTCACCGGGGAGGTGCTCGTCGTCGACGGCGGCCAGTGGCTCGGCAAGGCGATCTACACCGACCCGGAATCCGGGCAGTGA
- a CDS encoding acetate--CoA ligase family protein, whose protein sequence is MTQSPPLAAPVEHPHPTRAPRPDVFRDPASVAVVGASADPGKWGYWLARGALTGRDRRDVYLVNRAGGTLQDAPAHRSLTELPAVPELVALCVPPAAVEAVVDEALALGVRGFLGITAGVPDEAAIADRIRAAGARLVGMNSLGLVDTSTDLQLAWGNFTAGHIAIVSQSGQLGSEIAGLAARAGMGVSRFVSIGNQTDVTAAELLDVLVDDDRTRVVALYLESFAGGTDLIRAVTRLREAGKFTLLLTVGDSAASTRLARSHTGSMTSALDVVDAAARAAGAIRVHTPAQIVQVARLLTSSALPTGPRLAIVGDSGGQTGIAADVASRAGLDVVEFSAPTVSRLAGLLPAGAACANPVDLAGAGEQDLTNYLTLVSELLASDETDSVLLTGYFGSYAVDNPGLAGHEAALVGQMAAAARAARKPLLVHSMVAAGSTIEAMREHGLPAYPSIETAVDSIAAATRLATPPRPLTVPPASDVALLGSGYRAAQEFLRPSGVRFPAGRTVRSEVELTAALTELTPPYVLKASWLEHKSEAGGVQIRLADAGAVHDAFADMHARLGDGDYVVEEMDGRPDVVEVILGVRRDPDMGPVVLVGAGGTEAELYRDVTIEMAPVDPDTAHAMLRRLVSRPLLLGWRGRPAVDVDALVDLIVAVSERAVSAPDVAEVEINPLRVGPDGVLAVDALVIPR, encoded by the coding sequence ATGACTCAGAGTCCCCCGCTCGCCGCCCCTGTCGAGCACCCGCACCCGACCCGCGCACCGCGTCCGGACGTGTTCCGTGATCCCGCCTCGGTCGCCGTCGTCGGCGCGAGCGCGGATCCCGGAAAATGGGGATACTGGCTCGCCCGGGGCGCGTTGACCGGACGCGACCGGCGCGACGTGTACCTCGTCAACCGGGCCGGCGGCACCCTGCAGGACGCCCCCGCGCACCGGTCCCTGACCGAGCTGCCCGCAGTGCCCGAACTCGTCGCCCTGTGCGTGCCGCCCGCCGCCGTCGAGGCGGTCGTCGACGAGGCGCTCGCCCTGGGTGTGCGCGGATTCCTCGGCATCACCGCCGGGGTTCCCGACGAGGCCGCGATCGCCGACCGGATCCGGGCGGCGGGTGCCCGCCTGGTCGGCATGAACAGCCTCGGACTCGTCGACACCTCCACCGACCTGCAACTGGCCTGGGGCAACTTCACGGCCGGCCACATCGCGATCGTCTCGCAGAGCGGCCAGCTCGGCTCCGAGATCGCAGGCCTGGCGGCGCGGGCCGGAATGGGGGTCTCGCGGTTCGTCTCGATCGGCAACCAGACCGACGTGACCGCCGCGGAACTGCTCGACGTCCTCGTCGACGACGACCGGACCCGGGTCGTGGCCCTCTACCTCGAGAGCTTCGCCGGGGGCACCGACCTGATCCGTGCCGTGACCCGGCTACGCGAGGCCGGCAAGTTCACGCTGCTGCTCACCGTCGGCGACTCGGCCGCCAGCACGCGGCTCGCCCGCTCGCACACCGGGTCGATGACGTCGGCCCTCGACGTCGTCGACGCCGCGGCGCGGGCCGCGGGCGCGATCCGGGTCCACACGCCCGCCCAGATCGTGCAGGTCGCCCGGCTGCTCACGTCGTCCGCCCTCCCCACCGGGCCGCGCCTCGCGATCGTCGGGGACAGCGGCGGGCAGACCGGTATCGCCGCCGACGTGGCATCCCGCGCGGGCCTCGACGTCGTCGAGTTCTCGGCGCCGACGGTGTCCCGGCTCGCCGGGCTCCTGCCCGCCGGTGCCGCGTGCGCCAACCCGGTCGATCTGGCGGGTGCCGGCGAGCAGGACCTCACGAACTATCTGACGCTCGTGTCGGAGCTGCTCGCATCCGACGAGACCGACTCCGTCCTGCTCACAGGCTATTTCGGCAGCTACGCGGTCGACAATCCGGGACTCGCCGGACACGAGGCCGCCCTGGTCGGGCAGATGGCGGCAGCGGCCCGCGCGGCCCGCAAGCCGCTGCTCGTCCATTCGATGGTCGCGGCCGGGTCCACCATCGAGGCGATGCGCGAGCACGGCCTGCCCGCCTACCCGAGCATCGAGACCGCGGTGGACTCGATCGCGGCGGCCACCCGGCTCGCGACGCCGCCCCGCCCGCTCACGGTCCCGCCCGCGTCGGATGTCGCGCTCCTCGGCTCCGGATACCGTGCGGCGCAAGAGTTCCTGCGTCCCTCGGGAGTACGGTTCCCGGCCGGCCGGACGGTGCGGTCCGAGGTCGAGCTCACGGCGGCCCTGACCGAACTCACCCCGCCCTACGTGCTCAAGGCGTCCTGGCTCGAGCACAAGAGCGAGGCCGGTGGCGTGCAGATCCGCCTCGCGGACGCCGGTGCGGTGCACGACGCCTTCGCCGACATGCACGCCCGGCTCGGCGACGGCGACTACGTCGTCGAGGAGATGGACGGACGGCCCGACGTCGTCGAAGTGATCCTCGGCGTCCGGCGGGACCCCGACATGGGCCCGGTCGTCCTGGTCGGCGCGGGCGGCACCGAGGCCGAGCTGTACCGCGACGTCACGATCGAGATGGCCCCGGTGGATCCCGACACCGCGCACGCCATGCTGCGCCGGCTCGTCAGCCGTCCCCTGCTGCTCGGCTGGCGGGGACGCCCCGCCGTCGACGTCGACGCGCTCGTCGACCTGATCGTCGCGGTGTCCGAGCGCGCGGTGTCGGCACCCGACGTCGCCGAGGTGGAGATCAATCCCCTGCGGGTAGGGCCGGACGGGGTGCTCGCCGTCGACGCCCTGGTGATCCCCCGCTAG
- a CDS encoding amino acid permease yields MSDAMTTDSPAELPAVSITDDGPEPACLKRVMTSRHLFMITLAGVIGTGLFLGTGQVIGQAGPGGTIVAYLVGGFLLYLTMVCLGELSVVMPVSGSFQAHATRYIGPGTGFTIGWIYWISWASFIGLEFLSAGIVMRYWFPDTPTWIWSAVFIVVLFLVNCFTARSFAETEYVLAGIKVLAVTLFIVLGGLAMFGIIGMDGESAPMLSNFTADGGFFPTSIGAVCAAMMTVVYTFMGSEVMGVAAGETKDPGKAVPRAVKTVVFRLVFLYLGAIVILVGLIPWDAVGLDQSPFVTVFDAIGIPYSASLMNFVVLVAILSVGNTGLYMCTRILWSLSKEQSAPKAFGQTTKRGIPLVALIVTLAFGLFSLLSSVVAADTLFVFLISVSGIGGALSWMTIAWSQYRFRRQYVRDGGNVSDLPYSAPMFPITPVLVIVMNIAVFVAMAFDSTQRLSLILGLGMVPVCYVVHRVVAGRRQAVR; encoded by the coding sequence GTGAGCGATGCAATGACCACTGATTCCCCAGCCGAGTTACCTGCCGTGAGCATCACCGACGACGGTCCCGAACCCGCCTGTCTGAAACGGGTGATGACCAGCCGGCACCTGTTCATGATCACCCTCGCCGGCGTGATCGGTACCGGACTGTTCCTCGGCACCGGTCAGGTGATCGGCCAGGCCGGACCCGGCGGCACCATCGTCGCCTACCTCGTCGGCGGCTTCCTGCTCTACCTGACGATGGTCTGCCTCGGAGAACTCTCCGTCGTCATGCCGGTGTCCGGATCGTTCCAGGCCCACGCGACCAGGTACATCGGTCCGGGAACCGGATTCACCATCGGCTGGATCTACTGGATCAGCTGGGCCAGCTTCATCGGACTGGAATTCCTGTCCGCCGGCATCGTCATGCGGTACTGGTTCCCGGACACGCCGACGTGGATCTGGTCCGCCGTGTTCATCGTCGTGCTGTTCCTCGTCAACTGCTTCACTGCCCGCTCCTTCGCGGAGACCGAATACGTGCTCGCCGGCATCAAGGTGCTGGCCGTGACCCTGTTCATCGTCCTCGGCGGCCTGGCCATGTTCGGAATCATCGGCATGGACGGCGAATCCGCGCCGATGCTGTCGAACTTCACCGCCGACGGCGGATTCTTTCCCACCAGCATCGGGGCCGTGTGCGCCGCGATGATGACCGTCGTCTACACGTTCATGGGCTCGGAGGTCATGGGCGTCGCCGCCGGCGAGACCAAGGACCCCGGCAAGGCCGTCCCGCGTGCCGTCAAGACCGTCGTGTTCCGGCTCGTGTTCCTGTACCTCGGCGCGATCGTCATCCTCGTCGGCCTGATTCCGTGGGACGCGGTGGGCCTGGACCAGAGCCCGTTCGTCACCGTGTTCGACGCCATCGGCATCCCGTACTCGGCGAGCCTGATGAACTTCGTCGTCCTCGTCGCGATCCTCTCGGTCGGCAACACCGGCCTGTACATGTGCACCCGCATCCTGTGGTCGCTCTCGAAGGAACAGTCCGCGCCGAAGGCCTTCGGGCAGACCACGAAGCGGGGCATTCCGCTCGTCGCACTGATCGTCACCCTCGCCTTCGGGCTCTTCTCCCTGCTGTCGAGCGTCGTCGCCGCGGACACCCTGTTCGTCTTCCTCATCTCCGTCAGCGGCATCGGCGGGGCCCTCAGCTGGATGACGATCGCCTGGTCGCAGTACCGCTTCCGGCGTCAGTACGTCCGCGACGGCGGGAACGTGTCCGACCTGCCGTACTCGGCCCCGATGTTCCCGATCACCCCCGTCCTCGTCATCGTCATGAACATCGCGGTGTTCGTCGCGATGGCCTTCGATTCGACGCAGCGGCTGTCGCTGATCCTCGGCCTGGGCATGGTGCCCGTCTGCTACGTCGTCCACCGCGTCGTGGCCGGTCGTCGGCAGGCGGTCCGATGA